CCCTAAATACAGTTTGTAGACAATCTTCACCTTCATCATCAATCGAAACTGTTTTAAATGAATTATTTTGATTAATTAATTTAAATCTGCCAGTTTTTGATTTTTTGCTTGAATCAAGAGGGTTTTTAAATATATCATGCCATTTTCCATCCCTCAGTTGGGCGGAACATTTAAATGCATTTCTTTGAGTATCACGATTTACTGCGGTGTGGAGGCCTCCACCCATACCGAATATAATATTTTCAGCGGCCCAGCCATTTGATTTCATCGCAAATAGGATATCCCTTATCTTTTGATAATTAAGACCGTCACCCCATAAAAGACCAATATTCAAGTCAAATACATTATATCCTTTTGAAGTTAAATGGGATCCAAAACCATCAGATAGTAAATTCAGACAATCAATTGTTGTTGATACCGGATCTCCACTATCTGGCCTGAATACAACCTTATTTGTCTCTCCATCCAAGAAATTCAAAATAGCTTCATTCAACTCGCTTCCTGATTTTCCAGCCTCTTGCAAGAAATTCCTGTAGTTGTATGAATCAATAACCAAAGACAGCACTCCATCTTTGGCCTTTTCGATGACATTTAGAATTTGGGATAGTTCCCCGTCAGGACCCAATGAAGTCATTACGCTATGTTCTGTAGCCTGGACAGAAAAACCATATAATTGAGAGTCATTATAGTAGTTTTCAGGTATTGAAAGGGAAGGAATTGTGTCAGTTCCTGAAAAACTAAGCAAATGCGCCGAACCGGACAGCATTGCGGATTCTGTTGAAGATGCTCCCCTATATCCAAAATCATGCAACATGAAATCCAGGTTATCCTTGCTGGAGCCTGTCACCTCCAGATAGAAATTTGCGAGTTTTCTAACTTCAGCGGAAAGAGTTGCAACAGTTGACGGATACCAGACCTGCAAAAGCAATGGTTCAAGGTAATTTGGAAGCCAATATGATTTCTTGTCAGTATTTTCAACAGTCATCAACGCATTGCTTACATCAACAGGAGTCCCTTCAGCCACTGCCTTAATTTCGATTGGAAGCTTACCACAGTGTTTGTCTAAAATATACTCCCATCCTTCCTTGTTGAATATGCCTTCGCCAATGTGAGATGAGATTATCTTATCTGCCTCATCAATTTTCTCCTGACTGACGACTTGGCCTTCCAGGTACTTTTTGATAATATATTGAAGTCCATAAAAAATAGTTTTATTAAATTCGGCACCCACTCTGCTTTCAAGATACGAATAGATTTTTTCTGTGCCCTTTGGATAGAAATAGTGATGAGTTACCTTGTAACTATCGGTTAATAAACAAATATTATTTTCAATCATAATATCCCTTACTGATATGTTAGTAAGATGATATTAATATAAATTATCAAAAAAAGAAAAGAAAATGAAAAAAAAATTAGATATAACTTTCATCCTTTTTTCTAAAGTGGGCTTGTGGGTGATCGCATAACGGACATACTTCAGGAGCATCGGTTCCATAATGGATGTATCCACAGTTATTGCATTTCCATGCAATTTCCTCATCTTTCTTAAATACTTTACCTGCTTTAATTTTAGCGGATAATGCATTGTATCTGTCTTCGTGTGCTTTTTCAGTAGCGCCGGCTGCATCGAATAGTTCTGCTATGTCATCGAATCCTTCTTCACGTGCAACTTCAGCAAATTCTTTGTACATGGAAGTCCATTCTTCATGTTCGCCTGCAGCAGCATCTGCAAGATTGGTTTCAGTGTCAGGTACTTTCCCATCGTGCAATAATTTAAACCAAATTTTAGCATGCTCCTTTTCATTGTCAGATGATTCCTGGAAAATGTCTTTTATTTCCACATAACCATCTTTTTTAGCTTGAGATGCATAAAATTCATATTTTACACGTGCTTGAGATTCGCCTGCAAGTGCAGCCATCAAGTTTTGTTCAGTTTTTGAGCCTTTTAAATCTGTCATTTAAATCAACCTCTAAATTATGATTTAAATTAATTGAGTATATAAACATTTGGTGAAAGTTTGGTAACTAGGAATTAAAAAAAAAGGAATGAAAAAGAGTAAAATTATTTATAATTTTGTGCTCTTTCTTCAAAGTGTGCTTTTGGAAGTCCGCATACAGGACATTTTTCAGGTGCGTTAGGTCCTGAGAAAACAAATCCGCAGTTTTCACATTTCCATTCAATGTCTGCTTCTTTGTTAAATACCTTGTCAGCTTCGACATTAGCTAGTAAGGTTCTGTATCTTTCTTCGTGTTCTTTTTCTATTGCACCTACTTTTTCAAATAAGAAAGCAATCATTGGGAAACCTTCTTCTTTAGCAGTTTCAGCGAATTCTTTGTACATTGAAGTCCATTCTTCATTTTCGCCGTCAGCTGCAGCATTAAGGTTAGCTATTGTATCTGGAATTTCTTCATCATGCAACAATTTAAACCAGATTTTAGCATGTTCCCTTTCGTTTTTAGAAGTTTCCATGAATATGTCATGGATTTGAACATATCCTTCTTCTTTTGCTTTAGCAGCAAAATATTGGTATTTTGTATGTGCTTGAGACTCACCAGCAAAAGCTGCTTGTAAGTTTGCTTCAGTTTTTGTACCTTTTAAATCAGTCATAATATACATCTCCAATAATATTAGATATGGTTGTTATTATTTAAAAGGTTTGTTAAAAAAAATTGAATGAAATTTAATTTTAAAAAAAAAGAAGAAATGATAGATGAAAATCTATTCATCTACGCCAAAGGATTTTTTAAGTAAATCTGCGTTTACGAATCCTTCCTTATAAATTTTACCAGTGGTTAAATCGTTGATTACTACTTCTGCAGGAGCAAACATTCCTTTATCGATTTTATAGAAGTCAAATTCGGCTTCTTTAAATACATCAAAGAATGGTTTACCATATCCGTCAGCAGCGGAAGATGGTAATTTGGCTGCTACATCAGCAACATCATCGTTTTCATCAGATTCAACATAGTAATAAGTTCTTCCACCGAATAAAACAGCATCATTGGTTTTACCCATAGCTTTAAGTCCATCTGGGTCAACCGGTGCAATTGGAGCGATTCCGGCAGCATGTTTTACTTTGGTTACGTCGAATTTAATAGCTTCCAACATTTTGTAGGTTCCGTTTTCAACAACTCTTCCGGAAATTTGGATGGATCCGACAAGGGAAGAAGTAGGAGCTACAAGCAAGTATACATTTTTAACGTCAACTTTACATTCATCAGCAATATATTGAGCGACATCTTCACCAGGCAATACATCAGCTTCCAAAGTTAAGATTGCCAAATCAGCTTCACTATCTTCATAACCGATTTCTTCATAGGTTTCTGCTGGCTTTAAAGCAATTGCTCTAGCAGGTCCTGAACCTAATGCAAAGAAATCTCCTACAGATACAGACCAGCCTGCTTTTTGAGAACCTAATGTTGAAATGGAAGGTGAGTCAGTTTTAATTTTTACTGAAGGAAGTGCGAATTTTTCAGATAAGTCTCCAGGAATTGAAATTCCTACATCAGCAAGTCCACCAAGACAAACTTTAGTATAAAGTTCTCCTGCTTTAAAGCTTCCATCTACATTTACACCACAATCTAAAACAGTAGCACCATTTCCTAAAGTTTCTACAGCGATGTTCAATTCATCTGCTTTTTCAATCATTACATCTACGGTTTTTTTAGCTTCTATGTTTACACTTACCATAGTTTAACCTCATATTAAATTCTAACTTATAACTTTTAAGTTAATGATTTAAAGTTTATATTTATTATTATATAAAACTGTCTAAATGAATTTAAAAAAAAGATGAGTAACTCAAAGCATGAAAAAATGCTAATCATTATTTTTTCTTATACCATTTTGGATATTTTTTCAAGGAAGTGCAACCATAAAATATGTCCTTCATATCCTTAACGTTGGAGACCTTCCACGGATTTAAAAATGAAATATTTTCCAGAGAAACGCATCCGAAAAACATTGTTGCCATATTCTCCAGATTGGAAACGTTCCAGTTCGGCACTGGAGTGCTTATCAAAGAGCTGCAATTCCAGAACATTGCCCTCATGGACCTTACATTAGAGACATTCCAATTGTTCAAGGAGGAAATTTCAAAAAGGGACCTGCATTCCAGAAACATTCCTGCCATATCATCCACATTAGACACGTCCCAAAATGACAATGGAGAGAGATTCTTAAGAGACCTGCATTTGTGGAAAGTGAACTTCATTTTAGACACATTGGACACATCCCAAGATTTCAAAAAAGATATGTCAACTAAAGATTCACAGCCTGAAAACGTTCCATTCATCTTCTCCACTTTATTTGCACCGAAAGCGTATATCGCCTTAAGGGAAGTTAATCCAGCGTATCTCTCACTCAAATCGGTTTTTCCAGACAGATTTTCATTAACATAAATGATATCAGACCTGTTTCTAACATCACTCCAACTTGTCAGGTTTGTACCGTCCTTTAAGATAATGAGAACCTCCAACTCACCTAGATCAAATAAATTTCCAGTGGTCCTGTTAAGGCTACTGAATTCTTTTAGATAAACATTGCTTTCATTGAATCCATCTTCCCCATACCATTTAGGATAAAATCTTAAATTATCGCAATTTTCAAAAACATTATAAGCGAACTTGATGCGCTTGAAAATCCAATAATCAAGACTGTTTAAATTAACAAGCTCTTTGCAGTCCTTAAACATTTCATTTATATTTTCCAAGCCAGACACATTCCATTTTTTTAAATGTGACACATCATTTAAAGCTTTACAGCCGGCAAATAGCTTTTCTGCAGAGACAATCCGGGACACATCCCAATTTGCTAAAGCGGAAAGGTCCTCTAATGATTCGCATCCCTGAAAAACTCCTTCTAATGAAGATAAACTTGAAATATCCCAAGATGCTAAAGCAGTAATGTCACTTAAAGCACTGCAACCATTGAATAAATCGTTTGCAGATGTCATGTTAGATGCATTCCATGATTTTAAAGAATTTAAATCAGCTAAAGATTCGCATCCGCTAAACATCAAACTGATATCGCCAACATTAGAGACATCCCAGCTCTCAAGAGCAGAAATATCCTCCAGCTTACCACAGCCATTGAATGCTGAGGCCATGTCGCCCACCTTAGATACGTCCCATGAGCTTAAGGAAGAAATATTTTCCAATGATTCGCAACCGCTAAATAAATCTTTCATAGCGATTACATTTGACACATCCCAAGACTTCAAGGCGGAAACATCTTTTAGTGAACTGCATCCTTCAAATAATCCGTCCATCTTTGAGATTCCTGAAACGTCCCAAGATTTCAATGCAGAAATATCCTTTAGGGATGTGCAGTTATTAAATAAAGATAAAAGACTGGAATTGCTGGTCATGTTAGTCAGATCCCATTTTGATAAAGCGGAAATATTTTTTAGAGAAACGCAACAGCGAAACATTGCGGTTATATTAAACACGCTTGACAAATCCCAATTTGCCAGAGCGGAAATATTTTCCAAAGACAAACAAAAATCAAATATGCAACCCATGTCCCTCACATTGCCTACATTCCAATTAGCAAGAGGAGAAATATCTCTAATGGAACTGCAATCTGAAAAAATATAATGCATATCTTCTACGTTGCTTACATCCCAATTGGTCAGGGCAGACAAATCCTCCAGTGAAGAACAATACAAGAACATGCAAGACATGTTTCTTAGATTATTAACCTTCCAGTTAGCCAAGGCAGATATGTCTTCAAGGGAACTGCATCCGCAAAACATGTCACTCATGTCATACACGTTTGATACGTCCCACGATTCCAAAGAGGAGATGTCCATCAATGATTCGCATCCTGAAAAAAGCCCATGCAAATCATCAATCTTGCCAAAACCTGAAGCAATGACTGCCTTTAAATTTGTCAAACCAGCATATCGCTCAGCCAGATTAGTTTCACCGAACAAATCTTCGCTTATATAAATAATATCTTCTTTATTCTCAACTTCACGCCAGCTAGTTAAGTTAGATCCGTTTTTCAAAATTATAAGAACTCTCAAACCGTTTAACTCATAGATACTTTCAGTAGTAGTATTTAAAAGTTCAAATTCCCTTAACTGCTTGCTAATCATATTTCTCAATTCCACTTTAAAAAAATTAGATATTAGTAGTTATGTTCAACTCAATATAAAAAGTTATATTATTTTTAGACAACCATTAGGAATTATCAATTAAAATCTGTCGAAATGAACTTTGGATTCATCATATCTGCTTTTTACCTCACTTTCATGAGCAGGATAGCCAACGCAAATAACTGAAAATGGAATGCAATAATCAGGAATTTCCAAATACTCCTTTAATTTAAATGTCCTATCTTCAATAGGATGAAAACCCAACCATACAGCTCCAAGCCCTTCATGAGTTGCTTGAAGGAGGATATTTTCATTGCATGCTCCTAAATCCTGTTCAATCATTCCATGAACTTTAGATTCATTTAGATTTCCCAATGTTATAATCAGATGAGACGCTTTTGCAGCGGGACCTGCGAATCTGTGCATCTTGGAAATGGCCAATTTGTCCTCATCTTTTGATACGACAATGAACTCCCATGGCTGCGCATTACAAGCTGATGGAGCCTGCATGCCTGCCCTCAATAGATTGTTAATCAATTCATCACTAACTTTTTCATCTGTAAACCTGCGAACACTATGCCTTTTGAAAATAATACTCATTTAACCACCGAATAACCTTTCAATCTCTTCACGTACATACGGATAGTCATTAACATCCGTCAATATATTAATCTGGTCACTATATTGAATGTTAAAGTCCTCAGTAGGAATTATATATTTTCCATTGCGAATTATAGAAACCACAATTGCATTTTTAGGGAAAGGAATATCTTTAATTTTAAAGTTGATGTAATCACAGTCCAGCGGAACAACATATTCTGATAGCACATGTTTTGATGGCTTTTTGACATATTCCCTGTTTTTGTTTAGCAATAACCTACCATATAATGATTCATAAATTGGCTCGTTTCCTAAAAGTGTTGGAACCACATAGGCTATCAGCGAAACGATAATCATTGCAACAAGGGATTCTGTTGAACCGCACATCTCAGCTAGAAGCACCACACCCGTAATCGGCGAACGTACTGTAGCTGCGAAAAATCCTGCCATGGAGATAATGACAAACTTATATATTAAGGCTTCCTGCCAACCGAATGCAGGAACAACAATGGACCCGAACACTGCCCCGATATATGCTCCCAATACCAGGATTGGCAAAAATATTCCTCCTGGAGCTCCAGATGAGAATGAAAACATTGAAAACAGATATTTCAACAATAACAAGAATATTAAGACACCAAGGGATGGAATGCCTACATTCAACATGTCCATCATAAAGTGTCCCCCATCGCTTATTTCAGGTATTGTCAATGCTATGACGCCTGACACCAAAAACACCAATACGAATTTAAGCCATGATGGGATTTTCAAGTTGGAAACAAAATCGCTGGACTTTATCATTCCGATGTTGTAAATATAGCCCAAAATACCAATTATCAGACCTAAAACGATTAAAATCCAATAGCATTCAAGAGGAATGTTTAAAACTGGAAATGTCAATGCAGTTGACTGTCCAAAAATAACTTTGGATATGAAATCAGATACAATGGCCGATACCAATGCGATAAAAACCAAAGTCTTGTCAAATCCATGATTAATCTCTTCAAAAACGAATATCACACCTGCAAGAGGTGCATTGAATGCTGCCGTAATACCCACAGCAGAACCTACCAGTATCAATCTCAATTCATCAGTTTTAGAACCTTTAAATAGTTTGGCAATGCCTTTTCCAGCCATACCGCCGATTTGGACTGATGGACCTTCAGGACCAAGTGATAGGCCACCTAATGCAGTTAGCACACCCGAAACGATTTTAGAGAACAATACCTTCGCCCAATTAGCTTCCATATGGCCTTTTACCTCAGCATAAACTTGGGGAATGCCGCTTCCTGCAGAATCGACTTCCCATCTAGTCAGCCAATCCACTAAAAGACCCATGATAGTCAAGGCAATGAAAAATAGAATAACATAAAATATATTGTCATGAATAATAGTCAAATAATCTCGTAAAACATGCTCTGAACCATAAAGTAAAAATCTGTAAAGACAAACCATCAATCCTGCAAATATGCCCACCATGATTCCCTGAATGGTTAGCTTAAAAATATATTTGGGATTTTCACTCACAGATTTCAATGTTTTTTCAAGATTTTTCATTAATTAATATTTTATTTTAAATCATATAAGTTATTTTCATAGTTTTCAACAAAATATTTTATACTTGCCATATAATCCATTATCTCTAATTAGAGCTTCTCCAGGTATTCCCGCATTTTGCGCATCTTATAAAATTAGTTGGAGCCTCATCGGCAGACCTTGTTTGCACTGTCCACCAGTACCCCTTTGTTCCGCCACATTTATAGCAGGTTATTTTTGTAGTTGGAAGAGCCACATTATTCCTATCGGTCACAATAACCTTTGCTTCAGGATTAGTTTCTCCTTCCATATGATATTGATCCTCAATATCTTCATTACTCAATGATTTTTCATAGCCGCATCTACATTTAATCTTGCCATTTTTAGGCATTAACATTTTACCGCAATCAGGACAGAATTCCATATAACTAAACACCATTAAAAATTCGTAAGTATTAATTTAATCAAACAACTTTATAAAATAATCGGTTGAAATTATTTGTAGTCAAAGTAGTTTGCAATCAGAACTATCAATCCGAAAATAGTCAATATCACATTATTGTCCAACACCAGATTGAAATTCCCAAAATTCAAACTGAGAGGATCCGGAAACACATTCGCTCCAAACACCATAGGCATTATATAGAGAAATGCAACAGAGAAAACAACAATGCATAGAATGGCCAAAATGAATCTCAGATAGTTGTTCGGAACTATATTATCATCAACCACGCGATTCACGCCGAATGCTGCAAAGACATACATTCCTAATAGAGCTCCCAAATATTGAATATAATCAATTTGTGAAATGGCCAAGAAAAACCAAAACATTATTGTTATTGCAATTGACCCTGCAAATGTCATGAACATTGATTTGAAAAATTCGGAATAATTCATCTAAACCCCTATTCAACATGTTTATAACGTCTATATATCAAGAAATTGAATATCAACATCACTATAGCAAAGAGTGCTAAATAAAATTCTTTGCTTAAAACTATCTCAAATGGAGCGCCATTATAATTCATTGAGAGGTATTCAGTTGCAGGAAATGCATTTGGACCGAACAATAATGGAATAATGAAGAGGAATACAGCATCAAATAACAGTATATAAGCCATGACAACAATGAATCTTGAAAAATTGTTTGGAATCTCCCTAGCCTCAATAAGGTTATTAACGCCATAAACAACTAAGAAATACAATCCAAACAGGTTACCTAAATACATTCCCCCATAAAGATGAAAGGAATATAATATATCGCAGGTAACGATAGCAATTATTAATGAAGATACAAAATTCAGAATTATTACCCTAAAGAAATGACCGCTCTTCATTAACATCACCAAAAAAATATTACTCAAAAATTATTATTATATTTGTCCCTTAAAACATATAAGGATTATTTATTATTTTTAAAAAAAATAGTTAAAAAAAGTTTTGATGTGAAAGGATTAACCTTCCACCATAATCAGCTTACCCGTAGCAGGGTCCTGATAGACTTTACCCATTTCAGTATAGCCCTGACCGGAGCTATTTGAAGTATCAGGTGTTTCATTT
This genomic interval from Methanobrevibacter sp. contains the following:
- a CDS encoding nicotinate phosphoribosyltransferase, giving the protein MIENNICLLTDSYKVTHHYFYPKGTEKIYSYLESRVGAEFNKTIFYGLQYIIKKYLEGQVVSQEKIDEADKIISSHIGEGIFNKEGWEYILDKHCGKLPIEIKAVAEGTPVDVSNALMTVENTDKKSYWLPNYLEPLLLQVWYPSTVATLSAEVRKLANFYLEVTGSSKDNLDFMLHDFGYRGASSTESAMLSGSAHLLSFSGTDTIPSLSIPENYYNDSQLYGFSVQATEHSVMTSLGPDGELSQILNVIEKAKDGVLSLVIDSYNYRNFLQEAGKSGSELNEAILNFLDGETNKVVFRPDSGDPVSTTIDCLNLLSDGFGSHLTSKGYNVFDLNIGLLWGDGLNYQKIRDILFAMKSNGWAAENIIFGMGGGLHTAVNRDTQRNAFKCSAQLRDGKWHDIFKNPLDSSKKSKTGRFKLINQNNSFKTVSIDDEGEDCLQTVFRDGELLIDDDFANIKRRALVYSNYL
- the rbr gene encoding rubrerythrin translates to MTDLKGSKTEQNLMAALAGESQARVKYEFYASQAKKDGYVEIKDIFQESSDNEKEHAKIWFKLLHDGKVPDTETNLADAAAGEHEEWTSMYKEFAEVAREEGFDDIAELFDAAGATEKAHEDRYNALSAKIKAGKVFKKDEEIAWKCNNCGYIHYGTDAPEVCPLCDHPQAHFRKKDESYI
- the rbr gene encoding rubrerythrin; its protein translation is MTDLKGTKTEANLQAAFAGESQAHTKYQYFAAKAKEEGYVQIHDIFMETSKNEREHAKIWFKLLHDEEIPDTIANLNAAADGENEEWTSMYKEFAETAKEEGFPMIAFLFEKVGAIEKEHEERYRTLLANVEADKVFNKEADIEWKCENCGFVFSGPNAPEKCPVCGLPKAHFEERAQNYK
- the mch gene encoding methenyltetrahydromethanopterin cyclohydrolase, with translation MVSVNIEAKKTVDVMIEKADELNIAVETLGNGATVLDCGVNVDGSFKAGELYTKVCLGGLADVGISIPGDLSEKFALPSVKIKTDSPSISTLGSQKAGWSVSVGDFFALGSGPARAIALKPAETYEEIGYEDSEADLAILTLEADVLPGEDVAQYIADECKVDVKNVYLLVAPTSSLVGSIQISGRVVENGTYKMLEAIKFDVTKVKHAAGIAPIAPVDPDGLKAMGKTNDAVLFGGRTYYYVESDENDDVADVAAKLPSSAADGYGKPFFDVFKEAEFDFYKIDKGMFAPAEVVINDLTTGKIYKEGFVNADLLKKSFGVDE
- a CDS encoding BspA family leucine-rich repeat surface protein, whose translation is MISKQLREFELLNTTTESIYELNGLRVLIILKNGSNLTSWREVENKEDIIYISEDLFGETNLAERYAGLTNLKAVIASGFGKIDDLHGLFSGCESLMDISSLESWDVSNVYDMSDMFCGCSSLEDISALANWKVNNLRNMSCMFLYCSSLEDLSALTNWDVSNVEDMHYIFSDCSSIRDISPLANWNVGNVRDMGCIFDFCLSLENISALANWDLSSVFNITAMFRCCVSLKNISALSKWDLTNMTSNSSLLSLFNNCTSLKDISALKSWDVSGISKMDGLFEGCSSLKDVSALKSWDVSNVIAMKDLFSGCESLENISSLSSWDVSKVGDMASAFNGCGKLEDISALESWDVSNVGDISLMFSGCESLADLNSLKSWNASNMTSANDLFNGCSALSDITALASWDISSLSSLEGVFQGCESLEDLSALANWDVSRIVSAEKLFAGCKALNDVSHLKKWNVSGLENINEMFKDCKELVNLNSLDYWIFKRIKFAYNVFENCDNLRFYPKWYGEDGFNESNVYLKEFSSLNRTTGNLFDLGELEVLIILKDGTNLTSWSDVRNRSDIIYVNENLSGKTDLSERYAGLTSLKAIYAFGANKVEKMNGTFSGCESLVDISFLKSWDVSNVSKMKFTFHKCRSLKNLSPLSFWDVSNVDDMAGMFLECRSLFEISSLNNWNVSNVRSMRAMFWNCSSLISTPVPNWNVSNLENMATMFFGCVSLENISFLNPWKVSNVKDMKDIFYGCTSLKKYPKWYKKK
- a CDS encoding nitroreductase family protein; translation: MSIIFKRHSVRRFTDEKVSDELINNLLRAGMQAPSACNAQPWEFIVVSKDEDKLAISKMHRFAGPAAKASHLIITLGNLNESKVHGMIEQDLGACNENILLQATHEGLGAVWLGFHPIEDRTFKLKEYLEIPDYCIPFSVICVGYPAHESEVKSRYDESKVHFDRF
- a CDS encoding ClC family H(+)/Cl(-) exchange transporter encodes the protein MKNLEKTLKSVSENPKYIFKLTIQGIMVGIFAGLMVCLYRFLLYGSEHVLRDYLTIIHDNIFYVILFFIALTIMGLLVDWLTRWEVDSAGSGIPQVYAEVKGHMEANWAKVLFSKIVSGVLTALGGLSLGPEGPSVQIGGMAGKGIAKLFKGSKTDELRLILVGSAVGITAAFNAPLAGVIFVFEEINHGFDKTLVFIALVSAIVSDFISKVIFGQSTALTFPVLNIPLECYWILIVLGLIIGILGYIYNIGMIKSSDFVSNLKIPSWLKFVLVFLVSGVIALTIPEISDGGHFMMDMLNVGIPSLGVLIFLLLLKYLFSMFSFSSGAPGGIFLPILVLGAYIGAVFGSIVVPAFGWQEALIYKFVIISMAGFFAATVRSPITGVVLLAEMCGSTESLVAMIIVSLIAYVVPTLLGNEPIYESLYGRLLLNKNREYVKKPSKHVLSEYVVPLDCDYINFKIKDIPFPKNAIVVSIIRNGKYIIPTEDFNIQYSDQINILTDVNDYPYVREEIERLFGG
- a CDS encoding transcription factor S — its product is MEFCPDCGKMLMPKNGKIKCRCGYEKSLSNEDIEDQYHMEGETNPEAKVIVTDRNNVALPTTKITCYKCGGTKGYWWTVQTRSADEAPTNFIRCAKCGNTWRSSN